A region of the Brevinematia bacterium genome:
CATTTGCGCTAACTAGGCCTCCAGGACATCATGCTTGTAGTAACAGAGCAATGGGGTTTTGTATATTCAACAACATTGCTATCACTGCAGGTGTTTTGATGAAAGAGTATAACCTAACCAGAGTTGCGATTGTAGATTTTGATGTGCACCATGGCAATGGCACACAGGAGATTTTCTACGATTCAGATAAAGTTTTATTCATCTCAACGCACAGATATCCATTCTATCCAGGCACAGGTTATTTCAACCAAATAGGAAGGGGCGATGGTATTGGATTTACGGTAAACATACCTTTACCTGAGGGAACTGGAGACAACGATTTTGCGTATGTTTACACGAATTTGGTGGGGAAAATCCTCAAAAAATTTGAGCCGGAGATTTTGCTAGTTTCCGCTGGATTTGACGCACATTTCTCGGACCCTTTAGGTGGAATGACCTTAACTGATACGGGATTTAGACATATAGTAAATGTTATTTTAAAGTCTTCTGGAAAGGGAAAAGTAGTCTTCATGCTTGAAGGTGGATATAACACTGAGACTCTACCATCCACAGTCTACACAACAGTAGAGGAAATGACCCTACCAACGAATGGGGAAGTGATAACCCCTGTGCTTTCGGACCTTGGTGAAGAAATTTTGGAAGAATTCAACAAATACATCAACAACTACTGGAACATTCTATAGGGATGAAACCAAAATTATAGATAAGAGTCTAAAACCTGTTTTATGTTTTGCTTTGGTAGAGCTCCTACCATTTTGTCAATAGGTTCACCATATCTGAATATCAGTATTGTGGGAATACTTGTTATTCTAAACTTTGAAGCCAACTCAGGGTTATCGTCAACGTTGACTTTAAAAAAGTCAACCCTACCTTTATACTCCTCTGAGAGTTCATCTAGGATTGGGCTAATTATCTTACAAGGTATACACCACTCAGCCCAAAAATCAACTATACAGAGCGGTGATCTGTTAACAGTATCATCAAACGATGTTACATTTAACTCTCTCATAGCTCCCCTCCCAAACAAAACGAACCTTCTAAAGTAAGTTTCCTTAAAGTAAGCTTTTAAAAACTGTCACTTTGTCGGTTCTCTCCCACGTAAACTCTGGCTCCTTTTCTGGATCTCTACCGAAATGGCCGTATACTGCCGTTTTTTGGTATATTGGCCTTCTTAGATTTAAGTAATCAATGATGCTTCTAGGTGTTAACTCAAAGTGCTTCCAAATAGTTTTCTCTATCTCTTCCTCAGGAACTTTACTAGTGCCAAAGGTATTGACTACCAGTGATACCGGCTCAGGAACTCCGATCACGTAAGCTACTTGGATTTCGCATTCTTTAGCAAGGCCTGAGGCAACTATGTTTTTTGCAATGTATCTCATCATATACGCAGCACTTCTGTCAACTTTGGTAGGGTCTTTACCAGAGAAAGCTCCACCGCCGTGTCTAGCCCAGCCTCCATAGGTATCAGCTATAACTTTTCTGCCAGTTAATCCTGAATCTCCCTGAGGTCCACCTATCACAAACTTACCAGTTGCATTTATAAAATACTCAGTTTCCTCATCAAGGTAACTTGCAGGAATAACCTTCTTTATAATCTTTTCTATTATCAGTTCTCTAAGCTCCTCCTGAGAAACTTCCTCAGAATGTTGTGCAGCAATAACCACATTTCTCACTCTAACTGGTATTCCGTCCTCATACTCAACAGTAACCTGTGTTTTACCATCAGGTCTTAGAAACGGCAATTCCCCACTCTTCCTAGCTGTAGCTAGTTGCCTAGCAAGCTTATGTGCTAGATCAATAGTAAGAGGCATGAAATTCGGAGTTTCATCAGTTGCGTAACCGAACATCATACCCTGATCACCAGCCCCACCTGTATCAACTCCCATAGCAATGTCAGGAGACTGCTTTTTCAGACTAGAAATTATCCCTACACTTTTGTAATCAAAACCCATAGCACTGTCATTATACCCAATTTCTCTTATCTTCTCTCTAACTTTCTCATCAAGATCAAATTTGTGAACATTTGCCGTTATCTCACCAGTTACAAAAACTAAACCCGTGGTAACAACCGTCTCACACGCAA
Encoded here:
- the trxA gene encoding thioredoxin; the encoded protein is MRELNVTSFDDTVNRSPLCIVDFWAEWCIPCKIISPILDELSEEYKGRVDFFKVNVDDNPELASKFRITSIPTILIFRYGEPIDKMVGALPKQNIKQVLDSYL
- the metK gene encoding methionine adenosyltransferase; this encodes MRRKGVYLFTSESVTEGHPDKIADQISDMVLDELIAGDPTARVACETVVTTGLVFVTGEITANVHKFDLDEKVREKIREIGYNDSAMGFDYKSVGIISSLKKQSPDIAMGVDTGGAGDQGMMFGYATDETPNFMPLTIDLAHKLARQLATARKSGELPFLRPDGKTQVTVEYEDGIPVRVRNVVIAAQHSEEVSQEELRELIIEKIIKKVIPASYLDEETEYFINATGKFVIGGPQGDSGLTGRKVIADTYGGWARHGGGAFSGKDPTKVDRSAAYMMRYIAKNIVASGLAKECEIQVAYVIGVPEPVSLVVNTFGTSKVPEEEIEKTIWKHFELTPRSIIDYLNLRRPIYQKTAVYGHFGRDPEKEPEFTWERTDKVTVFKSLL
- a CDS encoding histone deacetylase; this translates as MQDVALINKTGVFYNPFLERHLENTYHIEQPARTRNTYIKLLNLLGDRVNFFISNEMISRESLELVHDKKYVDSIMRYKDIKKEIFLDPDTIIGENSVECAILSASLCVKAGIEVMEGNLNNAFALTRPPGHHACSNRAMGFCIFNNIAITAGVLMKEYNLTRVAIVDFDVHHGNGTQEIFYDSDKVLFISTHRYPFYPGTGYFNQIGRGDGIGFTVNIPLPEGTGDNDFAYVYTNLVGKILKKFEPEILLVSAGFDAHFSDPLGGMTLTDTGFRHIVNVILKSSGKGKVVFMLEGGYNTETLPSTVYTTVEEMTLPTNGEVITPVLSDLGEEILEEFNKYINNYWNIL